In Massilistercora timonensis, the following are encoded in one genomic region:
- a CDS encoding ABC transporter ATP-binding protein, whose amino-acid sequence MKQKKQSSLARILGYAGGHRNLTLLGCILSALSAVLGLIPYVCVWLAARDVLETWPALTGVSGSARWGWTAVWTAVISIVLYFAALMSTHIAAFRTARNIRRAAMAHVLKLPLGFFTGSQSGRLRKLIDDNAGLTEDLLAHKLPDLAGTIVTPIAAVLMLFLFDWKMGLLCLLTMVLALLSMCLMMGGKNAGFFHRYQKEIERMSGEAVEYVRGIPVVKMFQQTVYSFKAFYAAIRDYSDLASQYAMSCRVGQTCFLTFINGAFALLIPAALLLASGGDVRAVLVNFIFYALFAPACGQMINRIMYMSEAVMEADEAVGRLDEILSQEPMENTGIEKQPADAAVSFDHVTFTYPGTDRPALSDVSFAVRPGQVTALVGPSGGGKTTAASLIPRFWDADSGAVSIGGVNVKEMDTEDLMKQTAFVFQDTRLFKESLLENIRAARPDASREEVLSAAHAAQCDDILEKLPQGLDTVVGARGVYLSGGEQQRIALARAILKDAPIVVLDEATAFADPENEHQIQKAFEALIRNKTVLMIAHRLSTVQDADHIIVLSGGKIAEQGSHESLLAQHGVYAAMWEDYQRSARWKVGRTDPKSGKGEKTV is encoded by the coding sequence TTGAAGCAGAAAAAGCAAAGCAGCCTTGCCCGCATCCTGGGTTATGCGGGCGGGCACAGAAATCTCACCCTGCTGGGCTGTATCCTCTCCGCCCTGTCCGCGGTACTGGGGCTGATCCCCTATGTGTGCGTATGGCTTGCGGCAAGGGACGTCCTGGAAACCTGGCCCGCGCTCACCGGAGTGTCCGGGTCTGCCCGCTGGGGCTGGACGGCGGTATGGACCGCTGTCATAAGTATCGTTCTGTATTTTGCGGCGCTCATGTCCACTCATATCGCAGCCTTCCGCACGGCCCGGAATATCCGGCGCGCTGCCATGGCGCACGTTCTGAAGCTGCCGCTTGGATTCTTCACAGGCAGTCAGTCCGGACGGCTCAGGAAACTGATCGATGACAATGCCGGTCTTACAGAAGATCTGCTTGCCCACAAGCTTCCTGACCTGGCGGGAACGATCGTCACTCCCATTGCCGCCGTTCTGATGCTGTTCCTCTTTGACTGGAAAATGGGGCTTCTGTGCCTGCTCACCATGGTGCTGGCGCTGCTGTCCATGTGCCTGATGATGGGCGGAAAGAACGCCGGCTTTTTCCACCGCTATCAAAAGGAGATCGAGCGCATGAGCGGCGAGGCGGTGGAATATGTCCGGGGCATCCCCGTGGTAAAAATGTTCCAGCAGACCGTGTACTCTTTCAAAGCTTTCTATGCAGCCATCAGGGACTACAGCGACCTTGCCAGCCAGTACGCCATGAGCTGCCGTGTGGGGCAGACCTGTTTTCTGACGTTTATCAACGGAGCTTTCGCCCTGCTGATCCCGGCGGCTCTGCTGCTGGCCTCCGGCGGGGACGTGCGCGCGGTGCTTGTCAACTTTATCTTCTATGCCCTGTTCGCTCCTGCCTGCGGCCAGATGATCAACCGCATCATGTACATGAGCGAGGCGGTCATGGAGGCGGATGAAGCCGTAGGACGCCTGGATGAGATCCTGAGCCAGGAACCGATGGAAAACACAGGCATAGAGAAACAGCCGGCAGACGCCGCTGTATCCTTTGACCATGTGACCTTTACCTACCCCGGCACGGACCGCCCGGCTCTTTCCGATGTATCGTTTGCTGTCCGGCCCGGTCAGGTGACGGCGCTGGTAGGCCCCTCCGGGGGAGGCAAGACGACAGCAGCAAGCCTGATCCCCCGCTTCTGGGATGCAGACAGCGGCGCCGTCTCCATCGGGGGCGTCAATGTCAAAGAAATGGATACGGAAGACCTGATGAAACAGACCGCCTTTGTGTTTCAGGATACCCGGCTGTTTAAGGAGAGCCTTCTGGAAAATATCCGGGCAGCCCGGCCGGACGCTTCCAGAGAGGAAGTCCTGTCTGCCGCACACGCTGCCCAGTGCGATGATATTCTGGAAAAACTTCCCCAGGGTCTGGATACTGTGGTGGGCGCCAGAGGCGTGTACCTCTCCGGCGGCGAGCAGCAGCGGATCGCTCTTGCCCGCGCCATTTTAAAAGACGCGCCCATCGTGGTGCTGGACGAGGCAACCGCTTTTGCCGACCCGGAAAATGAGCACCAGATCCAGAAGGCGTTTGAAGCGCTGATCCGGAATAAAACCGTATTGATGATCGCCCACCGGCTGTCCACCGTGCAGGATGCCGACCACATCATCGTCTTAAGCGGCGGGAAGATCGCAGAACAGGGCAGCCATGAAAGCCTGCTTGCACAGCACGGCGTGTATGCCGCCATGTGGGAAGACTATCAGCGCAGCGCCCGGTGGAAAGTCGGCCGGACAGATCCGAAAAGCGGAAAGGGGGAAAAGACCGTATGA
- a CDS encoding TetR/AcrR family transcriptional regulator, producing the protein MDENTLSTLERIQQAALDEFSEKGFLGASLRQIVKNAGVTTGAFYGYFSSKEALFASIVEPHAAALMGRFMEAQTSFAELPEEQQPDHMGVESSDCVHWMVDYICRHREPVKLLLCRSEGTSYEHFVHNMVEVEVEYTLKYMDVLRRLGREIPELDEQMCHIIASGMFNGIFEIVIHDMPEGRALRYVDQLRDFYTAGWLKLMGP; encoded by the coding sequence ATGGATGAAAACACATTATCTACATTAGAACGTATCCAGCAGGCCGCATTGGACGAATTTTCAGAAAAAGGATTCCTGGGCGCTTCCCTGCGCCAGATCGTGAAAAACGCAGGAGTGACCACCGGGGCCTTCTACGGCTACTTTTCCAGCAAGGAAGCCCTGTTCGCCTCCATCGTGGAACCCCATGCCGCCGCCCTTATGGGAAGGTTTATGGAGGCCCAGACTTCCTTCGCGGAACTGCCCGAAGAACAGCAGCCGGATCACATGGGCGTAGAATCCTCGGACTGCGTCCACTGGATGGTGGATTATATCTGCCGGCACCGGGAACCGGTAAAGCTGCTGCTTTGCCGGTCAGAAGGCACCAGCTATGAACATTTTGTCCATAACATGGTTGAGGTGGAAGTGGAATATACACTGAAATATATGGATGTCCTCCGCCGCCTCGGGCGGGAGATCCCCGAACTGGATGAACAGATGTGCCATATCATTGCCAGCGGCATGTTTAACGGGATCTTTGAGATCGTGATCCACGATATGCCGGAAGGCAGGGCCCTGCGCTATGTAGATCAGCTCAGGGACTTTTATACAGCCGGATGGCTGAAACTGATGGGGCCGTAG
- a CDS encoding DUF6110 family protein: protein MFSESLMKKIGIFAGGVLFGTAGVKLLSSKDAKKVYTECTAAALRAKDCVMKTVTNVQENAEDILAEAQQINEERAAQEAAAVQETEEDGADPSEEGTM from the coding sequence ATGTTCAGTGAGTCATTGATGAAAAAGATCGGAATATTTGCAGGAGGAGTCCTCTTCGGGACAGCCGGGGTAAAGCTTTTATCCAGCAAAGACGCGAAGAAGGTTTACACAGAGTGTACGGCAGCGGCGCTGCGCGCAAAGGACTGCGTGATGAAAACGGTTACGAACGTACAGGAAAATGCGGAGGATATCCTTGCGGAAGCCCAGCAGATCAATGAAGAGAGGGCGGCGCAGGAAGCGGCGGCTGTGCAGGAGACAGAGGAAGACGGTGCGGATCCTTCCGAAGAAGGAACGATGTAA
- a CDS encoding heavy metal translocating P-type ATPase translates to MKFIIKHEIRGRLRIHVVQEKMTCAEADTLFWYLDRQGNITDVKVYERTADAVICYTGERAALIRLLKNFRYEEVAVPETVVRNSGRELNASYKEKLIAKVLLHYGGRLLVPAPLRAGIVTLKSLRYLAAGLRCIRERKIEVPLLDATAIGVSVLRRDFNTAGSVMFLLGVGELLEEWTHKKSVGDLARSMSLNIKKVWLKREGQEILVKADQIRKGDVVTVHMGNVIPFDGEVSGGEGMVNQVSLTGEAMPVRRVQGQSVYAGTVVEEGELDILVKAVSGSTRFEKIVAMIEDSEKLKSSMESRAEHLADRLVPYTLLGTVAAGLLTRNVTKALSVLMVDFSCALKLAMPLTVLSAIREAGGYGITVKGGKFLEAVAEADTVVFDKTGTLTKAKPTVKAVIPFGDEPEEECLRIAACLEEHFPHSMAKAVVDAAKKRRLAHEEMHSKVEYVVAHGISSYIDGKKVVIGSSHFVFEDEGCTVRPECRERFEALPDEYSHLYLAIEKELVAVICIEDPLREEAADMIRALRAEGVQKTVMMTGDSEKTAAAVARRVGVDEYYAEVLPEEKAGFVEREKALGHKVIMIGDGINDSPALSAADAGIAISDGAELAREIADITIAAEDLAELVVLKRLANGMTKRIGKNYHQIIGINAGLIVSGIAGVLQPTTSALLHNTSTLLISLRSMRNLLTDRNE, encoded by the coding sequence ATGAAATTTATCATAAAGCATGAGATCAGGGGCCGTCTCCGCATCCATGTCGTTCAGGAGAAAATGACATGTGCGGAGGCGGATACTCTTTTCTGGTATCTGGACAGGCAGGGCAATATAACAGATGTGAAAGTGTATGAGCGCACCGCAGACGCTGTCATCTGTTATACCGGGGAGCGCGCTGCGCTGATCCGTCTGCTGAAGAACTTCCGGTATGAAGAGGTAGCCGTGCCGGAGACTGTTGTCCGCAATTCCGGTAGAGAGCTGAACGCATCTTATAAGGAAAAACTGATCGCGAAAGTGCTGCTGCACTATGGCGGAAGGCTCCTGGTGCCTGCGCCCCTGCGCGCAGGGATCGTGACGCTTAAGTCGCTTCGATATCTTGCGGCGGGGCTGCGCTGCATCCGGGAGAGGAAGATCGAAGTCCCGCTTCTGGATGCGACTGCCATCGGGGTCTCCGTCCTGCGGCGGGACTTTAATACCGCCGGTTCGGTCATGTTCCTTTTGGGAGTGGGAGAACTCCTGGAAGAGTGGACCCATAAAAAGTCCGTGGGAGATCTGGCGCGGAGCATGTCCCTGAATATTAAAAAAGTCTGGCTGAAACGGGAAGGGCAGGAGATCCTGGTAAAGGCGGATCAGATCCGAAAGGGCGACGTTGTGACCGTACATATGGGAAATGTGATCCCCTTTGACGGAGAGGTGTCCGGCGGGGAAGGCATGGTAAACCAGGTCTCCCTTACAGGGGAGGCCATGCCCGTGCGCAGAGTGCAGGGACAGTCCGTCTATGCCGGAACTGTAGTTGAAGAAGGCGAACTGGACATCCTGGTAAAGGCGGTTTCCGGCTCCACCAGATTTGAAAAGATCGTGGCCATGATCGAAGATTCGGAGAAACTGAAGTCTTCTATGGAGAGCAGGGCGGAGCATCTGGCCGACCGGCTGGTGCCGTACACTCTGCTTGGCACGGTGGCAGCAGGGCTTCTGACCAGAAATGTGACAAAGGCGTTGTCCGTGCTCATGGTGGACTTTTCCTGCGCCCTGAAGCTTGCCATGCCCCTGACCGTGCTGTCGGCGATCCGGGAGGCCGGCGGGTACGGGATTACGGTAAAAGGCGGGAAATTCCTGGAAGCGGTCGCGGAAGCGGACACCGTGGTCTTTGACAAGACCGGGACGCTCACAAAGGCGAAGCCCACGGTGAAAGCAGTGATCCCGTTCGGAGATGAACCGGAAGAAGAGTGCCTGCGGATCGCAGCGTGCCTGGAAGAACATTTCCCTCATTCCATGGCAAAGGCCGTGGTGGATGCGGCAAAGAAGCGCCGGCTCGCCCATGAGGAAATGCATTCGAAAGTGGAGTATGTGGTGGCGCATGGGATCTCCTCATATATTGACGGGAAAAAAGTGGTGATCGGAAGCAGTCATTTTGTATTTGAAGACGAAGGCTGCACAGTCCGCCCGGAATGCCGGGAAAGATTCGAGGCGCTGCCGGACGAGTACTCCCACCTGTATCTTGCCATTGAAAAGGAACTTGTCGCGGTGATCTGTATCGAAGATCCCCTGCGGGAAGAGGCGGCGGATATGATCCGTGCGCTGAGAGCGGAAGGGGTACAGAAAACGGTCATGATGACCGGGGACAGTGAGAAGACCGCGGCCGCTGTCGCCCGCCGGGTCGGCGTGGACGAGTATTACGCGGAAGTGCTGCCGGAAGAAAAGGCAGGATTTGTGGAGCGGGAGAAAGCGCTGGGACACAAGGTCATCATGATCGGGGACGGGATCAACGATTCGCCTGCTCTGTCCGCAGCAGATGCGGGCATTGCCATCAGCGACGGCGCGGAGCTTGCAAGAGAGATCGCCGACATTACCATTGCGGCGGAAGATCTGGCGGAACTGGTCGTGCTGAAGCGTCTCGCAAACGGGATGACAAAGCGGATCGGGAAAAATTATCACCAGATCATCGGGATCAACGCAGGACTAATCGTATCTGGCATTGCCGGCGTGCTCCAGCCGACGACTTCGGCGCTGCTCCACAACACATCCACCCTGCTGATCAGTTTAAGAAGCATGAGGAATCTTCTGACAGACAGAAACGAATAA
- a CDS encoding transcriptional repressor, translating into MSQKDEIIERLKEKGCRITKQRKILIDIILENDCASCKEIFYKASQEDARIGVATVYRMINALEEIGAISRKNMYRIESGESCCGEGGCEIILEDDTVFRMPKEKLDQIVRDGIRRRGYLRDGKKILRIVYHDG; encoded by the coding sequence GTGAGTCAGAAAGATGAGATTATTGAACGGCTGAAAGAAAAAGGGTGCCGAATTACAAAGCAGAGGAAGATCCTGATCGATATTATCCTGGAGAATGATTGCGCAAGCTGCAAAGAGATCTTTTATAAAGCTTCACAGGAAGATGCCAGGATCGGAGTGGCGACGGTCTACCGCATGATCAATGCGTTGGAAGAAATCGGCGCGATCAGCAGAAAAAACATGTACCGGATTGAATCTGGAGAAAGCTGTTGCGGCGAGGGCGGATGCGAGATCATCCTGGAGGATGATACTGTTTTCAGGATGCCAAAGGAAAAACTGGATCAGATTGTCCGGGATGGCATCAGACGGCGCGGTTATCTGAGAGATGGAAAGAAAATATTGAGGATTGTTTACCACGATGGATAA
- a CDS encoding methyltransferase domain-containing protein, with translation MEINGRKQEPVRLGTHGENYGNWMSAPVFYMVGALVVLMAALCVISHFIPGMRLLGVLALIAAAAVLILLGWITWIRRQYAFGGGGMMEQVHKVLLSHLDYDGKGTLLEVGCGSGALSIRAALSWPEAEVTGIDYWGAVYNYSRAMCESNARSEGVSEQCRFLHGDARKLDFPDETFDAVVSNYVYHNINGSDKQELLLESLRVLKKGGVFALNDDMKPRMYGDMEAFAENLRKMGYQEVRIIDTAQEAFGSHQRAALMMLGDSRLLTGRK, from the coding sequence ATGGAGATAAACGGGAGGAAACAGGAGCCGGTCAGGCTCGGCACACATGGGGAAAATTATGGGAATTGGATGTCCGCGCCGGTCTTTTATATGGTGGGTGCGCTGGTTGTCCTCATGGCAGCCTTATGTGTCATATCGCATTTTATTCCCGGTATGCGGCTGCTCGGAGTCCTGGCGCTGATTGCTGCAGCGGCAGTGCTGATCCTGCTTGGCTGGATCACCTGGATCCGGCGGCAGTATGCCTTTGGCGGGGGCGGCATGATGGAGCAGGTTCATAAGGTTCTTCTGTCTCACCTGGATTACGACGGGAAGGGGACGCTTCTGGAGGTGGGATGCGGATCAGGCGCACTCTCCATTCGGGCGGCGCTTTCCTGGCCGGAGGCGGAAGTGACCGGTATTGATTACTGGGGCGCGGTCTACAATTACAGCCGGGCTATGTGCGAGAGTAATGCCCGGAGCGAGGGCGTATCCGAACAGTGCCGGTTCCTTCACGGCGACGCCCGGAAGCTGGACTTTCCAGATGAAACTTTTGACGCTGTGGTGAGCAACTATGTCTACCATAATATTAACGGCTCAGACAAGCAGGAGCTTCTTTTAGAAAGCCTGCGTGTGCTGAAAAAAGGAGGCGTGTTTGCCCTTAACGACGACATGAAGCCGCGGATGTATGGGGATATGGAAGCGTTTGCAGAAAACCTGCGCAAAATGGGATATCAGGAGGTGCGGATCATCGATACGGCCCAGGAGGCCTTCGGTTCCCATCAACGCGCAGCATTGATGATGTTGGGAGATTCCCGGCTGCTGACAGGTCGGAAATAG
- a CDS encoding cation-translocating P-type ATPase: MKKDITFLVLGGISLIISLFDLVPLPFDAAWIAIIFCGVPIIMEAVTGLVTAFDIKADVLVSLALIASVCIGEDFAAGEVAFIMQLGALLEDLTVAKARAGIERLVHLTPQTARVIRDGREQVIPAGEVKVGDRIRVLPGETIAVDGEILSGQTSINQAVMTGESLPVDKAPGDPVSSGTVNQFGAFEMKATKVGEDSSIQRMIRLVQSADAGKARIVGLADRWATWIVVIALSAAGITWIATGEIIRAVTILVVFCPCALVLATPTAIMAAIGNATKHGFLVREGDALERLSAVAKITFDKTGTLTYGAPEVTAVKSVSDYSEEEIYSFAAGAEQLSEHPLGKAVVRCYGRKPPVCEDFRMRPGEGVTATVSGKVVKAGNLKLLKGMTISRELAAGAGRHLNEGSTVIYVAVDDRPAGYLVLSDTVREESKDMIAKLDRIGVQPVLLTGDHKNAADAIASQLGIREVHAGCLPEDKLNHIGAYQERGEAVCMIGDGINDAPALKKADVGIAMGGVGSDIAVDAADIALVDDEIRELPHLLSLSRRMMTTIKVNLTFSMTLNFLAIALAITGLLGPVIGALVHNAGSVLVIINSALLLNWKKS, encoded by the coding sequence ATGAAAAAAGATATTACATTTCTTGTGCTGGGAGGCATTTCCCTTATCATCAGTCTTTTTGACCTGGTGCCGCTTCCTTTTGACGCCGCCTGGATCGCCATCATTTTCTGTGGAGTCCCCATTATCATGGAGGCAGTGACAGGGCTGGTCACTGCCTTTGACATCAAGGCGGATGTGCTGGTGTCGCTGGCCCTGATCGCTTCCGTCTGTATCGGAGAAGATTTTGCGGCAGGAGAGGTTGCCTTCATCATGCAGCTGGGAGCATTGCTGGAGGATCTGACTGTGGCGAAAGCAAGAGCCGGGATTGAAAGACTTGTACATCTTACGCCCCAGACTGCGAGAGTGATCCGGGACGGCCGGGAGCAGGTGATCCCTGCCGGGGAGGTAAAGGTGGGAGACAGGATACGTGTCCTGCCCGGGGAAACCATAGCGGTTGACGGGGAGATCCTTTCAGGTCAGACCTCCATTAATCAAGCGGTTATGACGGGGGAATCGCTTCCGGTAGATAAAGCGCCGGGAGATCCGGTGTCTTCGGGGACGGTGAACCAGTTTGGCGCTTTTGAAATGAAAGCTACAAAGGTTGGCGAAGACAGTTCCATCCAGCGGATGATCCGGCTGGTGCAGTCTGCTGACGCGGGGAAAGCCAGGATCGTAGGGCTTGCAGACAGATGGGCCACCTGGATCGTTGTCATTGCTCTCTCTGCCGCAGGGATTACCTGGATCGCTACCGGGGAGATCATCCGGGCGGTTACCATTCTTGTTGTGTTTTGTCCCTGCGCGCTGGTGCTGGCCACGCCCACAGCGATCATGGCGGCTATCGGCAACGCCACGAAACATGGCTTCCTGGTGCGGGAAGGAGACGCGCTGGAGCGGCTTTCGGCAGTGGCAAAGATCACCTTTGACAAAACGGGCACCCTCACCTATGGCGCTCCGGAAGTGACGGCAGTGAAGTCTGTGTCGGATTACAGCGAGGAGGAAATCTATTCCTTTGCTGCCGGAGCCGAGCAGTTAAGTGAACATCCTCTTGGGAAGGCAGTAGTCCGCTGTTATGGCAGGAAGCCTCCAGTCTGCGAAGACTTCCGAATGCGTCCTGGAGAGGGGGTAACCGCAACTGTCAGCGGAAAGGTTGTGAAAGCGGGCAATCTAAAACTTCTGAAGGGAATGACCATTTCCAGAGAACTTGCCGCCGGGGCGGGCAGACATCTCAATGAGGGAAGCACCGTGATCTATGTGGCTGTTGACGACAGGCCGGCGGGATATCTTGTCCTCTCTGATACGGTAAGAGAAGAAAGTAAGGATATGATCGCGAAACTGGACCGCATTGGCGTTCAGCCGGTTCTTTTGACCGGCGATCACAAAAATGCCGCTGATGCCATTGCCAGTCAGCTTGGGATCCGGGAGGTGCATGCAGGCTGTCTGCCGGAAGATAAGCTGAATCATATCGGCGCTTATCAGGAAAGAGGGGAGGCGGTCTGCATGATCGGCGATGGGATCAATGACGCTCCTGCCCTGAAAAAGGCTGATGTAGGTATTGCGATGGGCGGTGTAGGAAGCGATATTGCGGTGGATGCCGCAGATATCGCCCTTGTGGATGATGAGATCCGGGAGCTGCCCCATCTTCTGTCTCTTTCCAGGAGAATGATGACCACCATCAAGGTAAATCTGACCTTCTCCATGACTCTTAATTTCCTTGCCATTGCCCTTGCCATTACAGGACTTTTAGGACCGGTGATCGGGGCGCTGGTGCATAATGCGGGCTCGGTGCTGGTGATCATCAATTCGGCGCTTTTGCTGAACTGGAAGAAGTCATAG
- the yaaA gene encoding peroxide stress protein YaaA — protein sequence MKILLSPAKKMNVNTDDLAPEGLPVFMEQTEEILRFLQGLSYAEAKTLWACNDRIAEQNYDRLKHMDLCHGLTPAILSYEGIAYQYMAPSVFESGQLQYVQEHLRILSAFYGVVKPLDGVTPYRLEMQARAKIGGKKDLYEYWGGRLYREVLDESRILINLASKEYSRCVEKYLQPEDVYITCVFGEFSGAKIVQKGVYAKMARGEMVRYMAENRIQDPEEMKRFDRLGYTYREELSDERTFIFIKG from the coding sequence ATGAAGATCCTCTTATCACCGGCAAAGAAAATGAATGTGAATACGGATGACCTGGCGCCAGAAGGCCTGCCGGTCTTTATGGAGCAGACAGAAGAGATCCTTCGGTTCCTGCAGGGTTTGTCCTATGCGGAGGCGAAGACGCTGTGGGCCTGCAACGACAGGATCGCAGAGCAGAATTATGACAGGCTGAAACACATGGATCTCTGTCACGGGCTGACTCCGGCTATCCTTTCCTATGAAGGGATTGCCTATCAGTATATGGCGCCCTCTGTATTCGAGTCCGGGCAGCTTCAGTATGTGCAGGAACATCTGCGGATCCTGTCTGCATTTTATGGCGTGGTGAAACCGCTGGACGGTGTGACGCCCTACCGCCTGGAGATGCAGGCCAGGGCAAAGATCGGCGGAAAGAAGGATTTGTATGAGTACTGGGGCGGGCGCCTGTACCGGGAGGTTCTGGACGAGAGCCGGATCCTCATCAATCTGGCATCAAAAGAATATTCCCGCTGTGTCGAGAAGTATCTGCAGCCGGAGGATGTGTATATCACCTGTGTCTTCGGCGAATTTTCCGGGGCGAAGATCGTGCAGAAGGGCGTGTATGCCAAGATGGCCAGAGGCGAGATGGTGCGGTATATGGCGGAGAACCGGATCCAGGACCCGGAGGAGATGAAACGGTTTGACCGATTGGGATATACATATCGGGAAGAGTTGTCTGACGAGAGGACATTTATATTTATCAAAGGATAG
- a CDS encoding helix-turn-helix transcriptional regulator has protein sequence MKKAVYNILPKTEEILKTMGEQIKLARLRRSLSAELVAERAGISRASLWKVEKGDPSVAMGIYAAVLHALNNLDQDLLLIAKDDELGRQLQDLNLITRKRAPRRSD, from the coding sequence ATGAAGAAAGCAGTATATAATATACTTCCAAAAACAGAAGAAATACTGAAGACCATGGGGGAACAGATCAAGCTTGCCAGGCTCAGAAGGAGTCTTTCAGCAGAACTGGTGGCAGAACGAGCAGGAATCAGCCGCGCTTCTTTGTGGAAAGTTGAAAAGGGCGATCCATCTGTAGCTATGGGGATTTATGCAGCTGTTTTGCATGCCTTAAACAATCTGGATCAGGATCTTCTTCTTATTGCGAAGGATGATGAACTGGGCAGACAGCTTCAGGATCTGAATCTGATAACAAGAAAGCGGGCGCCGAGGAGGAGTGATTAA
- a CDS encoding type II toxin-antitoxin system HipA family toxin: MADKQKTIFVYDDFSSKQPVLMGALYVNVIKGGESYSFEYDKEWLKKTGLKLTLDPELMPYSGRQYPSGKNIFGLFADASPDRWGRVLMNKRERILADKEGRKPSKLYDSDYLLGVCDETRMGGIRFKLDPDGPFLSDDKETAAPPWAKLRTLEEASRHFESDEDGLAEKWLNQLIGPGSSLGGARPKATVVDTKDQLWIAKFPSRNDENDTGAWEMVVHDLAAFCGLNVPEAKLEKFSSLGSTYLVKRFDRVLDKRVHFASAMTLLGKTDGASAVDGTSYLDIASFIKSYGAQPKKDLRELWKRIVFNMAVTNTDDHLRNHAFVLAENGWILSPLYDVNPVPYGDELSLNVDEENNSISIDLAIQTAVRFGISEEDAKNCAEDIRKIVRENWERKAADYGLTRRQIEEMRPAFSACFSVDTDCNGIRI; the protein is encoded by the coding sequence ATGGCGGACAAGCAGAAAACCATCTTTGTTTATGATGATTTCAGTTCAAAGCAGCCGGTTCTTATGGGCGCTCTTTATGTGAATGTTATCAAAGGAGGAGAGTCCTATTCCTTTGAGTATGACAAGGAGTGGCTGAAAAAAACAGGTCTTAAGCTCACGTTGGATCCAGAACTTATGCCGTATTCAGGAAGGCAGTATCCATCCGGGAAGAATATCTTTGGCTTATTCGCAGATGCATCTCCGGACCGCTGGGGCCGTGTGCTTATGAATAAGCGTGAAAGAATACTGGCAGATAAGGAAGGGCGAAAACCTTCTAAGCTGTATGACAGCGATTATTTGCTTGGGGTATGCGATGAGACCAGAATGGGCGGCATTCGATTTAAACTGGATCCCGATGGGCCATTTCTTTCTGATGATAAAGAAACAGCGGCTCCGCCCTGGGCCAAACTTCGCACTTTAGAGGAGGCGTCCAGACATTTTGAGAGTGATGAGGACGGCTTAGCTGAAAAGTGGCTGAATCAGTTGATCGGGCCGGGGTCATCTCTTGGAGGCGCCAGACCAAAAGCAACGGTGGTAGATACGAAAGATCAGCTCTGGATCGCAAAATTTCCGTCCCGGAATGATGAAAACGATACAGGCGCATGGGAAATGGTAGTGCATGACCTGGCGGCCTTTTGTGGATTAAATGTTCCGGAGGCAAAGCTTGAGAAGTTTTCTTCTCTGGGAAGCACATATCTGGTAAAGCGGTTTGACCGGGTTCTGGATAAGCGGGTACATTTTGCTTCTGCAATGACGCTTTTGGGAAAAACAGACGGAGCGTCTGCAGTTGATGGAACCAGCTACCTGGATATTGCATCCTTCATAAAATCCTATGGTGCACAGCCAAAGAAGGATCTTAGAGAGCTTTGGAAGCGGATTGTTTTCAATATGGCGGTTACAAATACGGATGATCATCTGCGTAATCATGCATTTGTTCTTGCAGAGAATGGCTGGATTCTCTCGCCCTTGTATGACGTGAATCCAGTCCCATATGGTGATGAACTATCCTTGAATGTGGATGAAGAGAATAATAGTATCAGTATCGATCTTGCTATACAGACAGCTGTCAGATTTGGGATTTCTGAGGAAGACGCAAAGAATTGTGCAGAAGATATTCGGAAGATTGTGCGGGAAAACTGGGAAAGGAAAGCGGCAGATTACGGACTGACACGCAGACAGATTGAAGAAATGAGGCCGGCATTCAGTGCCTGTTTTTCTGTTGATACTGATTGTAATGGCATACGCATTTAA